A genomic segment from Canis lupus dingo isolate Sandy chromosome 23, ASM325472v2, whole genome shotgun sequence encodes:
- the SH3BP5 gene encoding SH3 domain-binding protein 5 isoform X3 yields the protein MFIWSLGSWTENSLLASLAPTPSSSIYKSLQAQLEAQKATQDFQRATEVLRAAKETISLAEQRLLEDDKRQFDSAWQEMLNHATQRVMEAEQTKTRSELVHKETAARYNAAMGRMRQLEKKLKRAINKSKPYFELKAKYYVQLEQLKKTVDDLQAKLALAKGEYKTALKNLEMISDEIHERRRSSAMGPRGCGVGAEGSSTSVEDLSGSKPEPDAVSVASEAFEDDNCSNFVSEDDSETQSVSSFSSGPTSPSEMPDQFPAVVRPGSLDLPSPVSLSEFGMMFPVLGPRSECSGASSPECEVERGDRAEGAENKTSDKANNNRGLSNSSGSGKSQSNTSREGQALENRMKQLSLQCSKGRDGIIADIKMVQIG from the exons ATGTTTATCTGGTCTCTTGGGTCCTGGACTGAAAATTCTCTACTCGCCTCCCTGGCACCTACTCCCTCATCCAGCATTTACAAGAGCCTGCAG GCTCAGCTGGAAGCTCAGAAAGCCACACAGGACTTCCAGAGGGCCACAGAGGTGCTCCGTGCCGCCAAGGAAACCATCTCCCTGGCTGAGCAGCGGCTGCTGGAGGATGACAAGCGACAGTTCGACTCCGCCTGGCAAGAGATGCTGAATCACGCCACCCAGAGG GTCATGGAGGCGGAGCAGACCAAGACGAGGAGCGAGCTGGTGCACAAGGAGACGGCGGCCCGGTACAACGCGGCCATGGGCCGCATGCGGCAGCTGGAGAAGAAACTCAAGAGAGCCATCAACAAGTCCAA GCCTTATTTTGAACTCAAGGCAAAGTACTACGTGCAGCTTGAG CAACTGAAGAAGACTGTGGATGACCTGCAGGCCAAACTGGCCCTGGCGAAAGGCGAGTACAAGACGGCCTTGAAGAACCTGGAGATGATCTCCGACGAGATCCACGAGCGGCGGCGCTCCAGCGCCATGGGGCCCCGGGGCTGCGGCGTGGGGGCCGAGGGCAGCAGCACGTCGGTGGAGGACCTGTCAGGGAGCAAGCCTGAGCCAGATGCCGTTTCCG TGGCCTCCGAGGCCTTTGAAGATGATAACTGCAGCAACTTCGTGTCTGAAGATGACTCGGAAACCCAGTCTGTATCCAGCTTTAGTTCAGGGCCAACAAGCCCATCTGAGATGCCTGACCAGTTCCCTGCAGTCGTGAGGCCTGGCAGCTTGGATCTGCCCAGCCCTGTGTCTCTGTCAGAGTTTGGGATGATGTTCCCGGTATTGGGCCCTCGCAGTGAATGCAGTGGAGCCTCATCCCCCGAATGTGAGGTAGAACGAG GAGACcgggcagaaggagcagagaataAAACAAGCGACAAAGCCAACAACAATCGAGGTCTCAGCAACAGCAGTGGCAGTGGCAAGAGCCAAAGCAACACCTCCCGTGAGGGCCAGGCCTTGGAGAACAGGATGAAGCAGCTCTCTCTCCAGTGCTCAAAAGGAAGAGATGGGATTATTGCTGACATAAAAATGGTGCAGATTGGCTGA